The Methanothrix soehngenii GP6 genome has a window encoding:
- a CDS encoding mRNA surveillance protein pelota, with product MRVLKKDLRGEEGEIALLPESLDDLWHLRHLVERGDLVFALSQRKVPAIADKARPEKMERKTVRLGVKIEDVEFHMYSNWLRLHGRIVSGMDVGSYHTLNIEVGTDLSILKYHWRPDLLARIDDAVKESQRPKVVLALVEEGEATIGLLRQFGVQMAAEIRMSSGKGSGEDTRASFMRGVAEAIDNAAGGGADVILAGPGFAKDDLKKVIDSSYPDLAGRIAMDDASSIGRSGFQEVLRRGAVKSVLESSRIAREAKLIEELFREIATGGKAAYGIAEVQKAMNYGAIESLLVLDEFARRGDVDDIMRQVGNSRGKVIVFSSEFEPGDRLASLGGVAALLRFKIA from the coding sequence ATGCGCGTCCTGAAGAAAGATCTGCGTGGCGAGGAGGGCGAGATCGCCCTTCTTCCCGAGTCCCTGGATGACCTGTGGCACCTGCGCCACTTAGTGGAGAGGGGAGACCTGGTATTCGCCCTGAGCCAGAGAAAGGTTCCAGCGATTGCTGACAAGGCCAGGCCGGAGAAGATGGAGAGAAAGACGGTACGCCTGGGCGTCAAGATAGAAGATGTAGAGTTTCACATGTACTCCAACTGGCTGCGGCTGCATGGACGCATAGTATCGGGCATGGATGTGGGATCGTACCACACCCTTAATATCGAGGTGGGAACGGACCTGTCCATACTCAAATATCACTGGAGGCCAGACCTCCTGGCGCGCATAGATGATGCGGTGAAAGAATCGCAACGGCCCAAGGTGGTGCTGGCCCTGGTGGAGGAGGGAGAGGCCACTATAGGCCTTCTCCGCCAGTTCGGGGTGCAGATGGCAGCAGAGATTCGCATGAGCAGCGGCAAAGGGAGCGGCGAGGACACCCGGGCCTCGTTTATGAGAGGGGTGGCCGAGGCCATAGATAACGCCGCCGGAGGGGGAGCAGACGTGATCCTCGCTGGCCCGGGATTTGCCAAGGACGACCTGAAGAAGGTGATAGACTCCTCTTACCCCGACCTGGCGGGGAGGATCGCCATGGACGATGCCTCCTCAATTGGCAGATCGGGCTTCCAGGAGGTGCTCCGCCGGGGAGCGGTGAAAAGCGTCCTTGAGTCCAGCCGCATAGCCAGGGAGGCAAAGCTGATCGAGGAGCTATTCAGGGAGATCGCTACGGGCGGCAAAGCGGCCTACGGCATCGCCGAGGTGCAGAAGGCGATGAATTACGGAGCCATAGAGAGCCTGCTGGTCTTGGACGAATTCGCCCGCCGGGGTGATGTGGACGATATCATGCGACAGGTAGGCAATTCCCGCGGCAAGGTGATCGTATTCAGCTCTGAGTTTGAGCCCGGGGATAGGCTGGCCTCTTTGGGCGGAGTGGCGGCATTGCTCAGGTTCAAGATAGCATGA
- a CDS encoding tRNA lysidine(34) synthetase — MTRCCKCPMPAVIYQKYSGMHLCQSHFDDDVHRKVRETIRQTGLFAHGLRLALAMDGGKGSAVMANIIKELFARRRDIDLALLILDDHGPGAKSAWIASQQLGLRVSIKALPVSLLNERVASDPAPDPISFAQKMRMMTGLAREMGANAIATGHDLDDMATEVFISYLEGNICGLQYGRQETRQEGYEQGMIPTIQPLRRIPGKEVRLYALQHGLCFAEMRLEDELHKEARQELCRFDSRHPGTKYSLLRSLEKLDKERSDRSGSQRSKAFK; from the coding sequence ATGACCAGATGCTGCAAGTGTCCTATGCCTGCCGTAATCTATCAGAAGTACTCAGGAATGCATCTATGCCAATCTCACTTTGATGATGATGTCCACCGAAAGGTAAGGGAGACAATTCGCCAGACCGGGCTCTTTGCCCACGGCCTGAGACTGGCTCTGGCCATGGATGGAGGAAAGGGCAGCGCAGTTATGGCCAATATCATAAAGGAGCTGTTCGCGAGGCGAAGGGATATCGACCTCGCCCTCCTGATCCTCGATGACCACGGCCCTGGCGCGAAGTCGGCCTGGATCGCCTCCCAGCAGCTAGGGCTGCGCGTGTCCATCAAAGCTCTGCCTGTATCGCTCCTGAATGAGAGGGTGGCGAGCGATCCAGCCCCAGATCCAATCAGCTTTGCTCAAAAGATGAGGATGATGACCGGACTCGCGAGGGAGATGGGAGCGAACGCTATTGCCACCGGCCATGACCTGGACGATATGGCCACGGAGGTATTCATAAGCTATCTGGAGGGGAATATCTGTGGGCTGCAATATGGACGGCAGGAGACGAGGCAGGAGGGATATGAGCAGGGAATGATCCCCACCATCCAGCCATTGCGGCGAATACCCGGCAAGGAGGTCCGGCTCTATGCCCTCCAGCATGGTCTGTGCTTTGCCGAGATGAGATTAGAGGACGAGCTGCATAAAGAGGCAAGGCAAGAGCTCTGCCGCTTTGACTCCCGCCATCCGGGAACGAAGTATTCCCTGTTGCGCAGCCTGGAGAAGCTGGATAAAGAGAGATCGGATCGATCTGGATCCCAGAGGAGCAAAGCCTTTAAGTGA
- a CDS encoding Lrp/AsnC family transcriptional regulator, giving the protein MHEILEILYENAKATPSEIAALLGKSEEEVAREIKEMEDAGIIRKYITLINWEKLDQSVVFAVLELKVALQRKTGYDAVAERIARFSEVESVRLISGGHDLSVTVRGKSMKDIAYFVAEKIAPLDGVQSTCTHFILKSYKEHGAILTEQPKPERLVITP; this is encoded by the coding sequence ATGCACGAGATTTTGGAGATCCTTTACGAAAACGCCAAGGCAACACCTTCCGAGATCGCAGCGCTGCTGGGCAAATCCGAGGAGGAGGTGGCCCGGGAGATCAAAGAGATGGAGGATGCAGGAATAATAAGGAAATACATCACTCTGATCAACTGGGAGAAGCTCGACCAGAGCGTCGTCTTCGCCGTCCTGGAGCTGAAGGTAGCTCTGCAGAGAAAGACGGGCTACGATGCAGTGGCAGAGAGGATCGCCAGGTTCTCGGAGGTGGAGTCAGTGCGGCTGATCTCCGGAGGCCACGACCTGTCCGTTACCGTGCGGGGCAAATCCATGAAGGATATCGCCTATTTTGTGGCGGAGAAGATCGCCCCCCTGGATGGTGTCCAGTCCACCTGCACCCATTTCATACTCAAGAGCTATAAGGAGCATGGGGCTATCCTCACTGAGCAGCCCAAGCCCGAGAGACTGGTGATAACTCCATGA